The following proteins are encoded in a genomic region of Primulina huaijiensis isolate GDHJ02 chromosome 3, ASM1229523v2, whole genome shotgun sequence:
- the LOC140973421 gene encoding U-box domain-containing protein 3-like isoform X1 encodes MMLSMDLTSLRSLLNSISRFIHLVSCCASGTIPVEEEYRSIASFLKQLKPVLDDIADCKDTFDESLAEVCEELDSAVNGARMLLEKWSLKMSKILCVLESKPLVITIQISIVKLSCVLYRISVSSPTTLSLSRAQFCMQESQNLNLGKVSEYIDAIVKSKKGGDIFGTEHLMAIIESLNLRSKKEFLSECIALEKEKQKAEDNRTKRGSDQISQATQLMTHIRDYMVRENVEDIHGIQIPPYFRCPLSLGLMLDPVILSSGQTYECGAIRKWLDHGLETCPITHKKLSHKNLIPNYTVKALILSWCDENKVKLSSNRPYIVSVELHSEDTSNQDGLQCSVQMKNSSLGSNSSRPVEEKNGVDIEESEKLDQSSPEHSSIHSRSESASSAVSSIEYLLTESTEISGISTKQDDASEKSGDITSACPTSSVSNKIFRESPLTGKQCPSLAMNGNHRDSLRTPSLSSEAGSNDLTSTSHIEKLVEDLKSESTELQTAAAGELRFLAKYNVENRFIIGQSGAICPLISLLNSDKELIQEHVVTAILNLSINEKLKAKIGEEGALEPLIHVLRTGTSEAKENAAAALFSLSLLDDYRMKIGRSSAVKALVDLLGTGSVRGKKDAATALFNLSIFHENKARIVQAGAVKHLVPLMDTEMADKAVALLANLSTIEDGCTVITREGGIPSLVEVLDTGTQRGKENAASVLMQLCINSSKHCRNVLQEGAVPPLVALTQSGTPRAKEKAQQLLSHFRNQRGSVVARGRS; translated from the exons ATGATGCT GTCAATGGACTTGACATCATTACGAAGTCTTCTTAACAGTATATCTCGGTTCATTCATTTGGTATCATGTTGTGCCTCCGGGACAATTCCAGTCGAGGAGGAATACAGAAGTATAGCATCTTTCTTGAAGCAATTGAAGCCAGTACTTGATGATATCGCCGATTGTAAAGATACTTTCGATGAATCTCTAGCTGAAGTGTGTGAAGAATTGGATTCTGCTGTCAATGGGGCTAGAATGTTACTTGAAAAATGGTCTCTGAAAATGAGCAAGATTCTTTGT GTACTAGAAAGTAAGCCCTTGGTGATTACAATTCAGATTTCCATAGTCAAGCTATCTTGTGTTTTATACAGAATATCTGTGTCATCACCAACCACTTTGAGTCTATCTCGCGCTCAG TTCTGTATGCAGGAATCTCAGAATTTGAATCTCGGAAAAGTGTCAGAATATATAGATGCGATTGTTAAAAGCAAAAAAGGAGGAGATATTTTTGGCACCGAACATCTTATGGCAATTATCGAGTCCCTCAACTTGAGATCAAAAAAAGAATTCTTGAGTGAGTGTATTGCTTTGGAAAAGGAAAAACAGAAAGCGGAAGACAATAGAACAAAAAGGGGTTCGGATCAAATCTCTCAGGCTACTCAGCTTATGACTCATATTCGTGATTACATGGTTCGCGAGAATGTTGAAGACATACACGGTATTCAGATTCCTCCATATTTCCGCTGTCCCTTATCTTTGGGACTCATGTTGGATCCTGTAATCTTGTCCTCTGGCCAAACATACGAGTGTGGTGCCATTAGAAAATGGCTTGATCATGGATTAGAGACTTGCCCCATTACTCATAAGAAACTCTCTCACAAAAATCTTATTCCCAATTATACAGTTAAAGCTCTTATTTTGAGTTGGTGTGATGAAAATAAAGTAAAGCTCTCCAGCAACCGTCCATATATTGTCTCAGTTGAACTTCATTCAGAAGATACTAGTAATCAAGATGGTCTCCAGTGTTCAGTGCAAATGAAAAATTCATCTTTGGGATCAAACAGTTCTCGACCTGTTGAAGAAAAAAACGGCGTTGACATAGAGGAGTCTGAGAAACTCGATCAATCGTCCCCGGAACATTCATCTATACACAGCCGGAGTGAATCAGCATCAAGTGCTGTTTCAAGCATCGAGTATCTACTGACAGAATCAACTGAAATTTCAGGGATATCCACAAAGCAAGATGATGCAAGTGAAAAATCAGGGGATATAACATCTGCTTGTCCCACTTCCTCagtttcaaataaaattttcaggGAATCTCCTTTAACTGGGAAGCAGTGTCCCAGCTTGGCAATGAACGGAAATCATAGAGACTCATTGAGGACACCATCATTATCGTCCGAGGCAGGGTCTAATGATTTGACTTCTACTTCCCACATCGAAAAACTGGTCGAAGACTTGAAGAGCGAATCAACCGAATTGCAGACTGCTGCTGCTGGAGAATTACGGTTTCTTGCAAAGTATAATGTGGAGAATCGCTTCATTATAGGTCAATCCGGGGCAATTTGCCCATTAATCTCATTGTTAAACTCTGATAAGGAGCTCATCCAGGAACATGTGGTCACCGCAATTCTTAATTTATCGATTAATGAAAAGCTCAAGGCCAAGATTGGAGAAGAAGGTGCTCTAGAACCACTTATCCACGTTTTGAGAACGGGAACATCAGAGGCCAAAGAGAATGCCGCAGCTGCTCTTTTTAGCCTCTCTCTTTTAGATGATTATAGGATGAAGATTGGTCGATCAAGTGCAGTCAAGGCATTGGTTGATCTATTAGGAACAGGTTCTGTCAGAGGAAAGAAAGATGCTGCGACTGCCTTATTCAACTTATctatatttcatgaaaacaagGCTCGCATCGTTCAGGCAGGAGCTGTAAAGCATTTGGTTCCATTGATGGATACGGAAATGGCCGATAAAGCTGTAGCTCTTCTCGCCAATTTGTCCACTATCGAAGATGGGTGCACGGTTATTACTCGAGAAGGGGGGATACCATCACTTGTGGAGGTTCTTGATACTGGAACTCAAAGAGGAAAGGAGAACGCCGCTTCCGTGCTGATGCAGCTGTGCATTAACAGTAGCAAACACTGTCGGAATGTCTTGCAAGAAGGAGCTGTTCCACCCCTTGTCGCACTGACACAATCTGGAACTCCAAGAGCTAAAGAAAAG GCTCAACAGCTTCTTAGTCACTTCCGAAATCAACGGGGGAGTGTTGTGGCAAGAGGGAGATCGTGA
- the LOC140973421 gene encoding U-box domain-containing protein 3-like isoform X2, translating to MDLTSLRSLLNSISRFIHLVSCCASGTIPVEEEYRSIASFLKQLKPVLDDIADCKDTFDESLAEVCEELDSAVNGARMLLEKWSLKMSKILCVLESKPLVITIQISIVKLSCVLYRISVSSPTTLSLSRAQFCMQESQNLNLGKVSEYIDAIVKSKKGGDIFGTEHLMAIIESLNLRSKKEFLSECIALEKEKQKAEDNRTKRGSDQISQATQLMTHIRDYMVRENVEDIHGIQIPPYFRCPLSLGLMLDPVILSSGQTYECGAIRKWLDHGLETCPITHKKLSHKNLIPNYTVKALILSWCDENKVKLSSNRPYIVSVELHSEDTSNQDGLQCSVQMKNSSLGSNSSRPVEEKNGVDIEESEKLDQSSPEHSSIHSRSESASSAVSSIEYLLTESTEISGISTKQDDASEKSGDITSACPTSSVSNKIFRESPLTGKQCPSLAMNGNHRDSLRTPSLSSEAGSNDLTSTSHIEKLVEDLKSESTELQTAAAGELRFLAKYNVENRFIIGQSGAICPLISLLNSDKELIQEHVVTAILNLSINEKLKAKIGEEGALEPLIHVLRTGTSEAKENAAAALFSLSLLDDYRMKIGRSSAVKALVDLLGTGSVRGKKDAATALFNLSIFHENKARIVQAGAVKHLVPLMDTEMADKAVALLANLSTIEDGCTVITREGGIPSLVEVLDTGTQRGKENAASVLMQLCINSSKHCRNVLQEGAVPPLVALTQSGTPRAKEKAQQLLSHFRNQRGSVVARGRS from the exons ATGGACTTGACATCATTACGAAGTCTTCTTAACAGTATATCTCGGTTCATTCATTTGGTATCATGTTGTGCCTCCGGGACAATTCCAGTCGAGGAGGAATACAGAAGTATAGCATCTTTCTTGAAGCAATTGAAGCCAGTACTTGATGATATCGCCGATTGTAAAGATACTTTCGATGAATCTCTAGCTGAAGTGTGTGAAGAATTGGATTCTGCTGTCAATGGGGCTAGAATGTTACTTGAAAAATGGTCTCTGAAAATGAGCAAGATTCTTTGT GTACTAGAAAGTAAGCCCTTGGTGATTACAATTCAGATTTCCATAGTCAAGCTATCTTGTGTTTTATACAGAATATCTGTGTCATCACCAACCACTTTGAGTCTATCTCGCGCTCAG TTCTGTATGCAGGAATCTCAGAATTTGAATCTCGGAAAAGTGTCAGAATATATAGATGCGATTGTTAAAAGCAAAAAAGGAGGAGATATTTTTGGCACCGAACATCTTATGGCAATTATCGAGTCCCTCAACTTGAGATCAAAAAAAGAATTCTTGAGTGAGTGTATTGCTTTGGAAAAGGAAAAACAGAAAGCGGAAGACAATAGAACAAAAAGGGGTTCGGATCAAATCTCTCAGGCTACTCAGCTTATGACTCATATTCGTGATTACATGGTTCGCGAGAATGTTGAAGACATACACGGTATTCAGATTCCTCCATATTTCCGCTGTCCCTTATCTTTGGGACTCATGTTGGATCCTGTAATCTTGTCCTCTGGCCAAACATACGAGTGTGGTGCCATTAGAAAATGGCTTGATCATGGATTAGAGACTTGCCCCATTACTCATAAGAAACTCTCTCACAAAAATCTTATTCCCAATTATACAGTTAAAGCTCTTATTTTGAGTTGGTGTGATGAAAATAAAGTAAAGCTCTCCAGCAACCGTCCATATATTGTCTCAGTTGAACTTCATTCAGAAGATACTAGTAATCAAGATGGTCTCCAGTGTTCAGTGCAAATGAAAAATTCATCTTTGGGATCAAACAGTTCTCGACCTGTTGAAGAAAAAAACGGCGTTGACATAGAGGAGTCTGAGAAACTCGATCAATCGTCCCCGGAACATTCATCTATACACAGCCGGAGTGAATCAGCATCAAGTGCTGTTTCAAGCATCGAGTATCTACTGACAGAATCAACTGAAATTTCAGGGATATCCACAAAGCAAGATGATGCAAGTGAAAAATCAGGGGATATAACATCTGCTTGTCCCACTTCCTCagtttcaaataaaattttcaggGAATCTCCTTTAACTGGGAAGCAGTGTCCCAGCTTGGCAATGAACGGAAATCATAGAGACTCATTGAGGACACCATCATTATCGTCCGAGGCAGGGTCTAATGATTTGACTTCTACTTCCCACATCGAAAAACTGGTCGAAGACTTGAAGAGCGAATCAACCGAATTGCAGACTGCTGCTGCTGGAGAATTACGGTTTCTTGCAAAGTATAATGTGGAGAATCGCTTCATTATAGGTCAATCCGGGGCAATTTGCCCATTAATCTCATTGTTAAACTCTGATAAGGAGCTCATCCAGGAACATGTGGTCACCGCAATTCTTAATTTATCGATTAATGAAAAGCTCAAGGCCAAGATTGGAGAAGAAGGTGCTCTAGAACCACTTATCCACGTTTTGAGAACGGGAACATCAGAGGCCAAAGAGAATGCCGCAGCTGCTCTTTTTAGCCTCTCTCTTTTAGATGATTATAGGATGAAGATTGGTCGATCAAGTGCAGTCAAGGCATTGGTTGATCTATTAGGAACAGGTTCTGTCAGAGGAAAGAAAGATGCTGCGACTGCCTTATTCAACTTATctatatttcatgaaaacaagGCTCGCATCGTTCAGGCAGGAGCTGTAAAGCATTTGGTTCCATTGATGGATACGGAAATGGCCGATAAAGCTGTAGCTCTTCTCGCCAATTTGTCCACTATCGAAGATGGGTGCACGGTTATTACTCGAGAAGGGGGGATACCATCACTTGTGGAGGTTCTTGATACTGGAACTCAAAGAGGAAAGGAGAACGCCGCTTCCGTGCTGATGCAGCTGTGCATTAACAGTAGCAAACACTGTCGGAATGTCTTGCAAGAAGGAGCTGTTCCACCCCTTGTCGCACTGACACAATCTGGAACTCCAAGAGCTAAAGAAAAG GCTCAACAGCTTCTTAGTCACTTCCGAAATCAACGGGGGAGTGTTGTGGCAAGAGGGAGATCGTGA
- the LOC140973422 gene encoding protein LIGHT-DEPENDENT SHORT HYPOCOTYLS 3-like, translating to MDSSSLQEMENSNSENSMNTCNNTSSSAGASSSGSTVSRYENQKRRDWNTFGQYLRNHRPPLSLSRCSGAHVLEFLRYLDQFGKTKVHNQVCPFYGHPHPPAPCPCPLRQAWGSLDALIGRLRAAYEENGGMTETNPFGSRSVRLYLREVRDLQSKARGVSYEKKKRKRPPQQLTTPPPAQPQPPGEGS from the coding sequence ATGGATTCATCGTCGTTACAAGAAATGGAAAACTCCAATTCCGAGAACAGCATGAACACCTGCAACAACACTTCCTCCTCAGCCGGAGCTTCGTCTTCCGGCTCCACAGTCAGCCGCTACGAGAACCAGAAACGCCGAGACTGGAACACATTCGGCCAGTATTTGCGCAACCACCGCCCGCCACTCTCCCTCAGCCGCTGCAGCGGCGCGCACGTGCTGGAGTTCCTCCGATACCTCGACCAGTTCGGCAAAACCAAAGTCCACAACCAAGTCTGCCCGTTCTACGGCCATCCCCACCCGCCTGCCCCCTGCCCCTGCCCGCTCCGCCAGGCCTGGGGCAGCCTCGACGCACTCATCGGCCGTCTCCGTGCCGCTTACGAGGAAAATGGAGGCATGACGGAGACAAACCCTTTCGGAAGTCGATCTGTACGTCTTTACCTCCGAGAGGTGCGTGATCTACAGTCGAAAGCCAGAGGGGTTAGttatgaaaagaaaaagaggaagCGCCCGCCACAACAGCTGACCACGCCGCCACCAGCCCAGCCGCAACCACCAGGTGAAGGCTCGTAA